The Oceanidesulfovibrio indonesiensis DNA segment TACGTCATGGTCGGCACTGCCGGCACCGCCGGCGGCGTGGACATTTCCAGCCTGTGGTTCCGCGAACTCACCATGACCGGCTCGGTCTACTACGGCCACGGGGAGTACAACGGCGAACGGCGACGCACTTACGAACTCGCACTTGAGTTCCTCGGCGACCCGGCTTTTCCCACGAGCGGCCTGCTCACCCATACGTACCCTCTGCCTGAATGGCGCCGCGCCTTCCAGACCGTATTCGACAAGCGCGGCTCCGGCAGCATGAAGGTCGCCTTCGACATGCGCGGCTGAGCCCTTAACGGTTCGGCTGAGATCACCTTTTCCTAAGGATACTTACGTGAAGCTCGTCATCAGCATAGACGTCGAAGAAGAAGGCTTGTTTTCCGGCAAATACTCCCGAACTCCCCCCGGGGTGCGCAACGTGTCGCACCTCGATGCGCTCAATTTCGTATACGACGAGTTCGGTTTTCCCCTCACCCTGCTCACCAGCTATCAGGTGGCCCAGGACGACGCGGCGAGCGACATGCTCATCCGCATGCGCGAGGAACGCGGCGCCGAGATAGGCGCGCACCTGCATCCCTGGAACACCCCGCCCCTGGAGGACGTCGGTCCCGAGCCCGTGCGCAGCGACGCCATGCCAATGGATATTCTGCGCGCCAAGATGGCCACGCTTTTCGACTCGCTGGAACAGCGCTTCGGCAAGCCGGCCACCTCGTTCCGCATGGGCCGGTGGGATTTCGGCGCGCAGGTCGAGCAGCTGCTGCCCGAGTTCGGCATTCTGGTGGACGCCAGCCATGCGCCCCTGCGCCACGCCCGGGGCGGGCCGGACCGTTTCCTCACACCGTCCTACGACCCATACCTGCTGCCGGCCGTGGGCGACTATCCCCGCGTGACCGAAGCGCCGCTGACCATGCTGCCCGTCATGCCCATCACCGCGCGCTGCACCCATACTTTCGCGCGGCTCATGCCCAAGACGATTCGGGAATCCATTCTGGCCAACTACAGCGCCGTGGCCGCCGCCGGCATTCAGCCCGTGTGGTATCCCTCCACGTCCATGCGCTGGGCCGCCCGGCTGCACCGCCGCCGCGGGGGCAATGTGCTCGTCATGTTCCTGCATTCCTCGGAACTCATGCCCGGCCACAGCCCCAACTTCCCCAACCAGGAGGCCGTGGACCGCCTCGTGGAGAAGATCCGCCATTTCCTCGGCTGGCTTACCCAGTCCGGCCCCATCCAGGGCGTGACCTTGAGCGAACTGCACAAGCGCGCCGACTAACCCCGAAACAAACGAGGCAGCGCCACCATGGCCGAAAATATCGACGATATTACAATTGATTACGAAGAGGACGGCATTCTCGTCGTCAAGGAGCTCGACAAGGAGATCCTCACCCGCGGCGGCTGGACCACCATCCTCTTCCGCTACCAGGAATGGGACCGCAAGACCGAGGACTATGGCCCGGAGAAGTACGCCATCCGCCGCTACCGCAAGATGCACGGCGAGTTCCGCCAGCAGTCAAAGTTCGTCATCTCCAACCAGGACCAGGCCCGCAAGATCATCGACACACTGGCCAAGTGGCTGGACGAGTCCGAGCGCGGCGAGTAGCCCGGCGGCGGCTTCGGCCCGCCATTTTTGGTCCGGACGCCTCTCTTCCTTCCGGCACTGCTTGACGCCGTGGCTGCTTCCCGCCACAGTCATGGCAAGGAGGCGCGGCGTGCCGGACTTCTACTACCCCATCTATCCTTCCATGCGTGTGGGCGGCGGCCCGGAGCCGTACCTGTACAGCGCCGCCGACCAGGCCGCGTCCAACGCCATGGCCGATGCGCGCGTCAAAGGAGAGGTGGCGGCCGTGGAGAGTTCCTACATGCGGCGTGGCCTGTGGGAGCCTGCGCATCCGCCCCGCGCCCTCACCGAGACGGACGCCGTGGGCGGCATCGTGGATGGGGTCGTATAGGGTTGGATGTCACTGCACCGACCATCACGCGCCGTTCGCTCTCCTGTCTCCTGACCGTCTCCGATCCTTTTCTCGCTGTTGCCCGCATTCTTCTCCTGGTGTAGATGGGTTTTCTTTTCCACACCATCAGGAGACTCCCGATGCTGCCCAACCAACGCGGCCTTTTCGATATTCCGGACGACGTCGCCTATCTGAACTGCGCCTTCACCTCCCCGCTGCTCAACACGGCCCGGGCCGCGGCAGAGAAAGCGCTGCACGTCAAGGCCCACCCCTGGGGGCTCACGCCAAAGCACTTCATCGAGTCAATGGAGACGAACCGCGCGCTCTTCGCCCGCCTTGCCAGTTGCGCGGCCGACGACGTTGCCATCGTGCCCGCCACATCCTACGGCGTCGCCACAGCCGCGCGAAACCTGACTCCGCAGCCTGGCGAGCGCATCCTCATGCTCGCCGAACAGTTTCCCTCCCACGTATACTCCTGGCGCAGGCTCGCCGCCCAGACCGGCGCCGTCATCGAGACGATTCCCCGACAGGAGGACCACGACTGGACCCGCGCCGTGCTCGACGCTTTCGACCACGGACCCCGCGTGGCCATAGCCGCCCTGCCGCCCTGCCACTGGACCGACGGCACCCGCGTGGATCTCGTCCGCGTGGGGGAGCGCTGCCGCGAGTCCGGCGCCGCCCTCGTCATCGACGCCACCCAGGCCATGGGCGCTTCCCATGTGGACGTCTCTGCGATCCAGCCGGACTTCCTGGTCACGGCATCGCACAAATGGATGCTCGGCGCGTACGGTTACGGATTTCTTTACGTGGCGCCGCAGCACCAGAACGGTGAGCCCCTTGAGGAAAACTACCTTTCCCGCGCCGGCAGCGAGGACTTCTCCCGGCTCGTGGACTACCGCGACGACTACCAGCCGGGCGCGCGGCGTTTCGACGTGGGCGAGGCCTCCATGTTCCAGCTCGCCCCGGTAGCCGAGGCCGGCATCACCCAGATCCTCGCCTGGAGTCTCCCGGCCCTTGTCGACACTCTCGCCGCCACCACCGAAAAGGTTGCCCAACGCGCTGCCGCTCTCGGCTTGCGTGTCGCCCCGCGCGCCAGTCGGTCGCCCCACATGCTCGGGCTCGGCCTGCCAGCCGGCAGGGACACGTCCGCTCTGCTCTCGGCCCTGGCCGCCGAGCAGGTCTTCGTCTCCATCCGCGGCTCCAGTGTCCGCGTGGCCCCGCATCTCTACACCTCGGAACAGGATATCGAAACGTTCTTCACCGTGCTCGAACGATTTCTCCGATAACGCAGCCGTACCGATAGACCATGCGTTGGCCGGTGGGGAAGCTCCCGGAGTTTCGTCTGTTCATTGACAGGCATCCGTCCGCAGCATCCTGACCACCTCGCCGCTGCCGGCAAGGCTCACGATGAAGTTGCCGTCGCGATCCACGGCGATGCCCGCCGGTCCGGGCAACCCCTGCGCCGCCAGGGTGCAGCGGCCGTCCTGGGCGATGCGGTAAACGTTCCCGGCCGCCGGAGCCGCGGCGTATACGCTGCCGTCCGGCGCGGCGGCAAGAACCAGCGGCGCTGGCAGGCCGTCTGCGACCGCGCTCACGTCGCCATCCGGGCTTATCATGACGATGCTGCCCTGCGCGGCCACATAGTGGTTTCCCCGAGGGCCGCATACGATGGAACCTGGCGCGTCCAGGCCGCGCGCGAGTGCTTTGCTGACGTAGCCGGCGTGGCTCCCGGCTCCTGCGCCTGCCTCTGATTCCTGCCTGTCCGCACACCACGCCGCGGAAAACAGCGCGAGTACGAATACGATGCCCAGCATGGTCGATGTGTTGTATTGGCGCCTGGTCATGGTGTTCCCTCCTTATCAATGGCGGGAAAGAAATTTTCCTCCTTCGTCGCCGGAAGACGCCGTCCCTCCGCTCCCCCTGCCATGGAATCACTGATCCCCGGTACCCAAATGCTGAGTCCAGAGAGCAACGTTCCCCCGGCGGCGGAGTCGAGGGACGGAGCCTCGACTACGGGAGAGATCACTCTTCCTCCATGGCCGCAAAGACGTCGCCGGTGGCGAACAACGCGTTGAGCGCCGTGGGAAAACCGCAGTACACGGCAGCCTGGATGACGAGTTCGATGATTTCGTTGCGCGTGAGGCCGGCGCGCAAGGCCGCGCGCACATGGACCTTGAACTGAGGCCAGGCCGACTGGGCAGCCAGGGCGGTAAGCGCGGCTATTTCCCGATCGCGCAGGGAGAGGCCTGGCCGGGCGTAGACATCGCCGAACGCGAATTCCACCAGATAGCGCGCCAGGTCCGGACTCACGGCTTCCACTGCGGCGAGCACCTCGGCGCCGCCGTGGCCGTCCACGCGGGCGAGATTGGCCAGACCGCGCATATGGCGCTCGGATTGATCTTCCGGCGCCTGGTGACCGGCGCTGCTGCGCGAGCCGGGATACGATGCGGACGCCGAAGAATCGGGATTTCTGTTCATGACTACCTCCATGGACGGTTCAAGGTTCATTCTCCACGAGGCGAGCATGGAACCACCGCCTTACATATGTCCAATATATATTTACACCAGGATTGATATTTTATAGATATCGACAGATGGACATTCGACAGCTTACCTACTTCGTGGCCGTGGCTGAGGAAGGACATTTCGGACGGGCGGCCGAACGCGTGCACATTGCCCAGCCGCCGCTCAGCCAGCAGATCAAGAAACTGGAGGACGAGCTCGGTGTGCGGTTGTTCGACCGTACGAGCCGACGCGTCGCGCTGACCCGCGCCGGCGAGGTTTTATATGAGCGGGCCGTGGACATCCTCTCCCGCATGCATGCTGCCGAGGAGCAACTGAGGGCTATGGCAGAGGGGCGCCGGGGCAGGTTGTCCGTGGGGTTCGTGGGGCCGGCCATGGAGAGCCGGCTGCCGGAGGCGGTGCGCGCCTACCGGGAGGCGCGGCCGGACGTGACGCTCACGCTGAAGCAGCTCAGCACCATGCAGCAGTTGGAACTCGTGGCGGAGGGGCAACTGGATGTGGGCTTCGTACGCCTTTTCGACGAGCAGCCCGCATTAATGGAGCGGCGTCTTTTTTTGCAGGAAGAGTACGTTCTGGCCGTGCCCCAGGCGCACCCCCTGGCGCAGGACGCAGGGCCTGTCCAGCTGGCAGCGCTGGCCGGGGAATCATGGATCGTCTTCCCCCGGGAGTCCGGCCCCAAGCTGTATGATGCGATCATGGACGCCTGCCGTCAGGAGGGGTTCACCCCGCGCATCGTTCAGGAAACTCTAGGGAAACAGACCACGGCGGCGCTCGTCGCCGCAGGCATGGGAATATCGCTTCTGCCCCGCGGCACCACGTTATCGCGGCCGGGACTGGTGACGCGAGAGATCGAAGGGCCGCTGCCCCTGATGGAGATTTGGGCTGTATGGCGCACAGGAAACGACGCGGCAACGGTGCACGAGTTCCTGGACGCCGTGGGCGCCGAAGCCGGCTGGGTGTGACCCAGACCGCGTAAACCGAACGGCTCTTTTTCCTGATGCGCTACCAACGGAAAACGGCTCGGGTCACGCCGCTGCGGACCTCGACGTTTTCCGACCTGTCCACGCCGTTCAGCGAAGCGGTGATGGCGTAGGATCCGGCCGGCAGTCTGGCCAGGAGCCACGGGCCATCGACTGTGGTGTCGATGACTACGCCCTGCCCCTGAATGCGCACCGCGGCGCCGGCCACGTAGGCGCGTCCGCCCTGGGCGAACTCGAGCTTGAGGTTGTAGTCCGGCAGGGCGCGGGTCATGGCCGTTCGCTCATCCTTGCCGAAACCGCCGGTCACGTAGGGAGCGCTGCCTTGCGCACTGGTCTCCACGCTCACGGCGAGAGCCGGCAGTGATGCGAGAAAGGCCACGAGAAAAAGGGGTGCGAGGATGATCGCTGCAGATTGTAGCCATCGGGTTGCAATCATGTCGTCGTCCTCCTGGTTTGAGCTGCCCATTGCGCCAAGACGTGCAAAACAATGAGCTTATAGCCAGTATAAAAAAACTAGCAGAGGGAAATGCCGCCGTAAAGTGAAAATTCGCACAAGTCCGGGGATATTCAGGGTGACCAATGCGGCTGGCTCATCCTCCTTGCCTGCGGGCGTCATGATCGGCTACATAGAGGCATTGCCTGGATTGTTCGGAGCAGTCCCGAGGTTGTGCGGGCTGCCCGAAATCTTCAAATCAATCACCTTGCAACAAGGGGATTCCATGAAGTTCGTTCTCTGGCGCACCATCGCGACATTTCTTCTCTTGACGTTCCTCATGGCGGGCACGGCCCATGCCGAGCGGAGGCATGCTTTGTCCCTGCACTCGGAGCCCAAGTACGGTCCGGAGTTCACCCATTTCGACTATGTGAATCCGAACGCTCCGAAAGGCGGTCTGGTTCGCTTTGGCTCGATCGGTTCCTACGACAACTTCAATCCCTTCATCATCAAAGGCATCTCAGCCGACGGCCTGGGCCTCGTCTACGATATGCTCACCGTCAAGTCGGATGACGAACCCTTCACCGAATACGGCCTTATCGCCGAATCCATGGAGGTCGCTCCGGATAACACATCGGTGACTTTCCACCTGAGACCGGAAGCCAAATTCGCTGACGGCGAGCCCGTGACCGCGGGCGACGTGGAGTTTACCTTCCACACGCTCGTGGACAAGGGCAGCCCGCTTTACAAGCGCTACTATGCGGATGTGAAGAACGTGGTCGTGGAAGACGAGCATACGGTGCGGTTCGAATTCATCAGCGGCCAGAATCCGGAGTTGCCGCTCATCCTGGGCCAGCTTCCCGTGTTGCCGAGGCACTTCTGGGAGGGCAAGCAGTTCGACGCCGTGAACCTGGACGTGCCGCTCGGCAGCGGACCGTACGAGTTGAGCAGCTTCAAGACCGGCTCCCATGTGGTGTACACCCTGCGCGACGATTACTGGGGCAAGGACCTGCCCGTGAACAGAGGCCGCAACAATTTCGGCACTGTGCGCTACGACTACTACCGCGACGACACCATCGCCATCGAGGCGCTCAAGGCCGGGGAGTTCGACTACCGGCAGGAACGCATCGCCAAGGCCTGGGCCACCGCGTACAAGGGGCCGCCCTTCGACAGGGGCCACATCGTGATGGAGGAGATCCCCCACTCGCTGTCCGGCGGCATGCAGGGGTTCGTCATGAACACCCGTCGCGATGTGTTCAGGGATCCGCGCGTGCGCTACGCCATGAACTTCGCATTTGATTTCGAGTGGACGAACAAGAACCTGTTCTATGACCAGTACGCGCGCACGGAGAGCTACTTCTCCAACTCGGATCTCGCCTCCACAGGCCTGCCGTCCCAAGCGGAACTGAAGCTGCTGGAACCCTTCCGCGGCAAAATTCCCGAAGAGGTTTTCACCACCGAGTACAAAGCCCCGAAAACTGACGGCAGCGGCAATGTCCGCGAGAACCTGCGCGCCGCACTGCAGTTGCTTTCAGAAGCCGGATACACCCTGGAAAACGGCGTGCAGACCAAGGACGGCAAGAAGCTCGAAATCGAACTGCTCATGCGAGACCCGGCCTTCGAACGCATCGTGCTGCCGTACATCCGCAACCTGGAGCGCATCGGCGTGAAGGTCACGCCGCGGATGGTCGACGACTCCCAGTACATAAATCGTCTGAACGCATACGATTTCGACATGACCACGGCGGTGCTGCCGCAATCCAACTCTCCGGGCAACGAGCAGCGCTACATGTTCTCTTCCGAAGCGGCTGGCACGCCCGGCGCCCGCAACTACATGGGCGTCCAGAATGAGGCTGTGGACGCGCTCATCGAGAGCATTATCAACGCGGACAGCCGCGAGGCGCTTATAACCGCATGCCGGGCCATGGATCGCGTGCTGCTGTGGGGCCATTACGTGGTGCCGCAGTGGCATACGGGCTATTTCCGGCTGGCGTACTGGGATCTGCTGGAACGGCCGGGCGACAACCCGCCTTATGGTCTCGATCTCTTCAGCTGGTGGATCGATCCGGAGAAAGCCGAAGCGATCCGCGCGGTTCGGGGCAAGTAGAACAGCACGCACTGAACGCGTCCGCCATGACCTCCTACATCATCCGCCGTCTGCTGCTCATGGTTCCCACGCTCATCGGGATCATGACGGTGAACTTCTTCATCATCCAGGCCGCGCCAGGCGGCCCCGTGGAGCAGATGATAACCCGCCTTGAGCAAACCGAGGTGGGCGCGCTATCGCGCGTAGGCGCCGGCGCCGGCGGCGGGGAGATATCCGGACCATCCGCCGGCGATTCATCAGGCAAATCCACCTACCGCGGCGCGCAGGGACTGGACCCTGAACTGGTCAAGGACCTCGAAAAGCTCTACGGATTCGACAAGCCGATGCTCGAGCGCTACATGATGATGCTCGGGAATTACGCGCAGTTCGACTTCGGTGAGAGCTTCTTCCGCGGCCGGCCCGTGACCACGCTGATCATGGAGCGATTGCCGGTGTCCATCTCGCTCGGGCTGTGGTCCACGCTCATCATCTACGCCATATCCATTCCACTGGGCATAACCAAGGCCGTGCGCCACGGTTCAAAGTTCGATGTCTGGTCCAGCTTCGCCGTGGTGGTGGGCTACGCCATCCCGGGCTTCCTGTTCGCCATCCTGCTGGTGGTGCTGTTCGCCGGAGGCAGCTACTTCAAGCTGTTCCCTCTGCGCGGGCTGGTCTCTCCCCACTGGGAGGATCTCTCCCTGATCAAGCAGGTGCTGGACTACCTGTGGCACATGGTTCTGCCGGTCACGGCGCTGTCCATAGGCGGCTTCGCCACGCTCACCATGCTCACCAAGAACTCGTTCCTGGACGAAGTGAACAAGCTCTATGTGGTCACGGCCCGGGCCAAGGGACTGACTGAGCGACGGATTCTGTACGGCCACGTGTTCCGCAACGCCATGCTCATCATCATCGCCGGCTTTCCCGGCGCGTTCATCTCGCTCTTCTTCACGGGGGCGCTGATCATCGAGGTCATATTCTCGCTGGACGGACTCGGCCTGCTCGGCTTCGAATCCACCCTGCAGCGCGACTATCCGGTTATGTTCGGCACGCTGTACATCTTCAGCCTGCTCGGGCTGTTCATCAAACTGGTCAGTGACATCACCTACACCATGGTGGACCCACGCATCGACTTCGAGTCCAGAGGGAGCTAGGATCGTGGCGGCCATCCTCAACCCCATCCAGCGCCGGCGCTGGCAGGCTTTCAAGGCAAACCGCAGGGGCTACGTCTCGCTGTGGCTGTTCCTGTTCCTGTTCATCATGAGCCTCGGCGCCGAGGTCATCTCCAACGACAAGCCGCTGCTCGTCCGCTTTCAGGGCGAGTTCTACGTGCCGATCCTCAGGTCGTACCCGGAAACGACCTTCGGCGGCATTTTTCCTACAGAAGCAAAATATCGCGACCCGTACGTGCGGGAACTCATCGAGGCCGACGGCTGGATGCTCTGGCCGCTCGTGCCCTACAACTACAAGACCATCAATTACGACCTGCCGCAACCGGCGCCCAGTCCGCCCACTTGGGAAAACCTCCTGGGCACGGACGACCAGGGCCGGGACATCCTGGCGCGGGTCATCTACGGTTTCCGCATCTCGGTGCTGTTCGGTCTGGTGCTCACCGTGGCGAGCTCCGCCGTAGGCATCGTGGTGGGCGCGCTGCAAGGTTACCACGGCGGCTGGGTGGATATCCTGGGCCAACGGTTCATGGAGATATGGCAGGGTCTGCCGGTGCTCTTTCTGCTCATCATCCTGTCCAGCTTTGTGCAGCCCAACTTCTGGTGGCTGCTGGGAATCATGCTGCTGTTCAGCTGGATGGCCCTGGTGGATCTGGTGCGCGCGGAATTTCTGCGCGGCCGCAATCTGGAATACGTGCTGGCTGCGCGGGCGCTGGGCCTTTCGGATCGGGTCATCATGTTCAAGCATATCCTGCCTAACGCCATGGTCTCCACCGTGACGTTCATGCCGTTCATCCTCAGCGGCTCCATCACCACGCTCACCGCTCTGGATTTCCTGGGCTTCGGACTGCCCATCGGATCGCCGAGCCTGGGCGAACTGCTTTCCCAGGGCAAGGCGAACCTGCAGGCGCCGTGGATCGGCTTCACCGCGTTCATCACGCTGGCGGTGATGCTCTCGCTGCTCGTGTTCATCGGCGAAGGGTTGCGCGATGCGCTGGACCCACGCCACGAAGCGGGGAGAGGTTAGGCCGTGCCCCCCATCGTCACCATCGAAGACCTCTCCGTGTCCTTCGTCAGCGGCCAGCGCACGGTGGAAGCGGTCAAGGGCGTCTCCATGGAGGTGGAACGCGGCACCACCCACGCACTGGTCGGCGAGTCCGGCTCGGGCAAGTCCGTCACCGCCATGTCAATCCTGCGGCTTTTGAATCCGCGGATCGTGCGCTACCCGACCGGCCGTATTTTTTTCGAAGACCAGGAGATGCTCACCGCTCCGGAATCCACGCTGCGGAAAATCCGGGGCAACCGGGTCGGCGTGGTCTTCCAGGAGCCCATGAGTTCCCTCAACCCGCTGCACACGGTGGAACGCCAGATAGGCGAGGTCCTGCAGCTGCACCGCGGCATGTCTGCAGAATCGGTCAGAAAGCGAACCGTCGAGCTTCTGGACCACGTGGGCATCCGCGACCCCGAGGAACGTCTTTCATCCTACCCGCACGAACTTTCCGGCGGCCAGCGCCAGCGCGTGATGATAGCCATGGCCGTGGCCAACGAGCCGGACCTGCTCATCGCGGACGAGCCCACCACCGCTCTGGACGTGACCGTGCAACGCAAGGTCATGGAATTGCTCGACCAGCTGCGCCGTGAAATGGGGATGACCATGCTGCTCATCACGCACGATCTGTCCATCGTCAGGCGCTGGTCCGAGCGGGTGAGCGTGATGCGCCATGGGAAGATTGTGGAGCACGGAACCGTGGACCAGGTGTTCGAACATCCCGAGCGCGAGTACACGAAGATGCTCACGTCCACGGAGGCCGGGGAGCCCCCGCCCCCCCCGGCGGCCGCGCCCGAGGCGATCCTCTCCTGCGACGACCTCAAGGTCTGGTTCCCTATCAAAAAGGGGGTGCTCAAGAAGACCGTGGGGCACATCAAGGCCGTGGACGGGGTGTCCGTCGCGGTGAAGAAGGGACTTTCCCTGGGCCTCGTGGGCGAGTCCGGCTCCGGCAAAACAACCCTCGGCCTCGCGCTGCTGCGGCTCAACTCTTCGGACGGCCCCATCCTGTTTCACGAAACGCGGCTGGACGGTCTTTCACAGAAAGAGATGCGCCCCTACCGCAAACGGCTCCAGGTTGTCTTCCAGGACCCCTTCGGCTCATTGTCCCCGCGGCTCACCGTGAGCGCCATCGTGGAGGAAGGGCTGATCGTGCAGGGCGTTCCTCCGAAAGAGCGTGAGGAGCGCGTGGTGCGCGTGCTGGACGAAGTGGGCTTGGATGCCGGGGACCGCCATCGCTACCCCCACGAATTTTCCGGCGGCCAACGGCAGCGCATCGCCATCGCGCGGGGCCTGGCGCTGGACCCAGAAGTGCTCGTGCTGGACGAGCCGACATCCTCGCTGGACCGTTCCGTACAATTCCAGGTGCTGGAGCTGTTGCGCCGGCTGCAGGCCGAGCGCGGTCTGGCCTACCTGTTCATCACCCACGACCTCAAGCTGGTGCAGGCGCTTTGCCACGAAGTCGTGGTCATGCGCGGCGGCGCCATCGTGGAACAGGGACCCACCCTGGAGCTTTTCGAAAATCCAAGGACAGACTACACCCGCGAGCTCGTGGAGGCGGCCTTTGTCGGAAGGAGGCAACCAACGGACTAGCCGCCGCAATGCCCGGGCCTGAGGAAGGCGTGGCGATTTTCGCGCATTCCTCCTCTACAGGCGTGCAATATTGTGCTACCGTTGCGATGTGTCGCGTTCTTGGGCGCACGCTGACAGGATGACGAACCGCACCATCTGCAAAAAATATCCACCGGGTAACATTATGGAACGCCTGCCGATCGAAAAGCAAACCATCTATACGCTGCTTGAGTTCTACGAGCTCATGGCCAAGACCCGCGAGGTCAAGAAGGCCATGGCCGAAGACATCTTCGCCGGCCGCCCCGGCATGGAAAACGGACGCCAGGACCTCAAAAACGCGCTGGACACCCTCCTTGAAATTCCCAGGGACGGAGCAGACCCCGCAGGGTTGCGGCAGATTCTGACCCTGGACGGCAAGGCCGTCGCCGTGGACCTTGTTTATGAAAAGACCGAACTTCTCAAGGACCTGCAGTTCATCGACCATGACGAGCCTGCATTCGTGGAGTTTCTCGGCACCATCCACCCGGATTTCGAAAAGCATGTGAACCAGGGCGTAGAGCTTCTGCAAGGCAAGCGGTTCCGCGCGTTCATCACGGACCGAGACGGTACGGTGAACAACTATTGCGGCCGCTACCGCTCCTCCATCCAGTCGCTGTACAACGCCGTGTTCCTCGCCCGATTCGCCAAGAACGCCTGCGAGTACCCCATACTGCTCACGTCGGCGCCGCTGGCCTCGCCCGGCGTGGTGGACGTGAGCGTGATGCCCACAGGCGCAATGATTCTGGCCGCCTCCAAGGGCAGGGAGTACCTCGGGCTGGACGGCCGGCGCCACGCCTACCACATCGAGGAAGAAAAACAGGCTGTGCTCGACGCTTTCAATGA contains these protein-coding regions:
- a CDS encoding trehalose 6-phosphate synthase, with product MERLPIEKQTIYTLLEFYELMAKTREVKKAMAEDIFAGRPGMENGRQDLKNALDTLLEIPRDGADPAGLRQILTLDGKAVAVDLVYEKTELLKDLQFIDHDEPAFVEFLGTIHPDFEKHVNQGVELLQGKRFRAFITDRDGTVNNYCGRYRSSIQSLYNAVFLARFAKNACEYPILLTSAPLASPGVVDVSVMPTGAMILAASKGREYLGLDGRRHAYHIEEEKQAVLDAFNERIASLLQEPEKSKFTLIGSGLQFKFGQTTIARQDISRSISEEESLALLREIEDLVGFIDPDGQHLRIEDTGLDVEVILTFETAEGTLKDFDKGDSVRYLDATLGIQMDKGPHLVCGDTLSDLPMLETAMQKNPDETYGVFVTKNPELDARVREICPRSVVVPQPDMLVTMLGRLA